A window of the bacterium genome harbors these coding sequences:
- a CDS encoding cell division protein FtsZ produces MLFEFDDSAVQNARMKVVGVGGGGGNAVNRMIDEDLKGVEFISVNTDAQALKNSKSHLKIQIGKKLTRGLGAGARPEIGRQAIEESKEEVRRALEGADLVFITAGMGGGTGTGAAPVIAEMARELGALTIAIVTKPFLFEGRKRMLQAEQGLAELKRAADTMIVVPNERLLSVVGKGTSFRDALKKADEVLLHATQGISDLINVTGEVNVDFADVRTVMANRGPALMGTGFGRGENRAVQAAQEAISSPLLDNISIHGAAGVLINITGGLDLAIDEVTTIASIIQEAAGDDAEIIFGAVHDPSMEGEVRVTVIATGFEREEETPPAPTRVVRANFGSRTVTVPADRMAAGAEPIPFTRPASRPVKRHHLTDLDIPTFIRRQMD; encoded by the coding sequence ATGCTCTTCGAGTTCGACGACAGCGCGGTCCAGAACGCACGGATGAAGGTCGTGGGCGTCGGCGGCGGCGGCGGCAATGCCGTCAATCGCATGATCGACGAGGACCTGAAGGGGGTCGAGTTCATCAGCGTGAACACGGACGCGCAGGCGCTGAAGAACTCGAAGTCGCACCTCAAGATCCAGATCGGCAAGAAGCTCACCCGTGGCCTCGGCGCGGGCGCGCGGCCCGAGATCGGCCGCCAGGCGATCGAGGAGTCGAAGGAGGAGGTCCGGCGCGCCCTCGAGGGGGCCGACCTGGTCTTCATCACCGCCGGCATGGGCGGCGGCACGGGGACCGGCGCGGCGCCGGTGATCGCGGAGATGGCGCGGGAGCTGGGCGCGCTGACGATCGCCATCGTGACGAAGCCGTTCCTCTTCGAGGGGCGGAAGCGGATGCTCCAGGCCGAGCAGGGACTGGCCGAGCTGAAGCGGGCCGCGGACACGATGATCGTCGTCCCGAACGAGCGGCTGCTCTCGGTGGTGGGGAAGGGTACTTCTTTCCGGGATGCGCTAAAAAAGGCAGACGAGGTCCTGCTCCACGCCACGCAGGGGATCAGCGACCTCATCAACGTCACGGGCGAGGTGAACGTCGATTTTGCCGACGTCCGCACGGTGATGGCGAACCGCGGGCCGGCGCTGATGGGCACGGGGTTCGGCCGTGGCGAGAATCGTGCAGTACAGGCCGCCCAGGAGGCCATTTCGAGCCCGCTCCTGGACAACATCTCGATCCACGGTGCCGCGGGCGTCCTGATCAACATCACGGGCGGGCTCGACCTGGCGATCGATGAGGTGACCACCATCGCTTCCATCATCCAGGAGGCGGCCGGGGACGACGCGGAGATCATTTTCGGCGCCGTCCACGACCCGTCCATGGAGGGCGAGGTCCGGGTGACCGTCATCGCGACGGGGTTCGAGCGGGAGGAGGAGACGCCGCCGGCCCCGACCCGGGTGGTCCGCGCCAACTTCGGGAGCCGCACCGTGACCGTGCCGGCCGACCGGATGGCCGCGGGGGCGGAGCCGATCCCGTTCACGCGGCCGGCGTCCCGGCCGGTCAAGCGGCACCATCTCACGGATCTGGACATCCCGACGTTCATCCGCCGCCAGATGGACTGA
- a CDS encoding signal recognition particle-docking protein FtsY, with amino-acid sequence MARLFRRSGEKKSLWQRIKEIAFTDVNVLMRGLDEGSLERLEELLLASDFGVEATLRLVDHVEALTRRGEVKTEGEFQEAVRREIRTILTAGNADPALRFAPPGEVTVFLIAGVNGAGKTTTIGKLAYRLKRQGHRVLLAAADTFRAGAIDQLRVWAERVGTEFVGARPGADPAAVAFDAIDAARARGADVVIIDTAGRLHTHSDLMAELAKIERVVARKQPGAPHETLLVLDATIGQNAIAQARMFGQALKLTGLVLAKLDSTAKGGIVVALKQEFGLPVKLVGVGEDVEDLEPFDADVFAREVLTA; translated from the coding sequence ATGGCGAGACTCTTCAGACGTAGCGGGGAAAAGAAGAGCCTCTGGCAGCGCATAAAGGAGATCGCGTTCACGGATGTGAACGTGCTCATGCGCGGGCTGGATGAGGGCTCTCTCGAGCGATTGGAGGAACTGCTCCTGGCCAGCGACTTCGGGGTGGAGGCGACGCTGCGCCTGGTGGACCACGTCGAAGCGCTGACGCGGCGCGGCGAAGTGAAGACGGAGGGCGAGTTCCAGGAAGCCGTGCGCCGCGAGATCCGCACCATCCTCACCGCGGGGAACGCCGATCCCGCGCTGCGGTTCGCTCCGCCGGGCGAGGTGACGGTCTTCCTGATCGCGGGCGTGAACGGGGCGGGGAAGACGACGACGATCGGAAAGCTCGCCTACCGGCTGAAGCGCCAGGGGCACCGCGTGCTGCTGGCCGCGGCCGACACGTTCCGGGCCGGCGCCATCGACCAGCTCCGGGTCTGGGCCGAGCGCGTGGGCACGGAGTTCGTGGGCGCGCGGCCCGGGGCAGACCCGGCCGCCGTGGCGTTCGATGCGATCGACGCGGCGCGGGCCCGGGGCGCGGACGTGGTCATCATCGACACGGCCGGTCGGCTGCACACCCACAGCGACCTCATGGCCGAGCTTGCCAAGATCGAGCGCGTGGTCGCCCGGAAGCAGCCGGGCGCGCCGCACGAGACGCTGCTCGTCCTGGACGCGACGATCGGGCAGAACGCCATCGCCCAGGCGCGGATGTTCGGCCAGGCGCTGAAGCTGACGGGGCTCGTCCTGGCGAAGCTGGACAGCACCGCCAAGGGCGGGATCGTGGTGGCGCTGAAGCAGGAGTTCGGTCTTCCGGTGAAGCTGGTCGGCGTCGGCGAGGACGTGGAGGACCTCGAGCCGTTCGACGCCGACGTGTTTGCGCGTGAAGTCCTGACCGCGTAG